From the genome of Ectobacillus sp. JY-23, one region includes:
- the copZ gene encoding copper chaperone CopZ, with protein sequence MKQITLTVQGMSCGHCVNAIEGSVGKQNGVESVTVVLREGKVNVSYDEAVVDVRVIKEMIEEQGYDVV encoded by the coding sequence ATGAAACAAATTACATTAACAGTACAAGGTATGTCATGTGGGCATTGTGTAAATGCGATTGAGGGAAGTGTAGGAAAACAAAACGGTGTAGAGAGCGTTACAGTAGTACTTCGCGAAGGCAAAGTAAACGTAAGCTATGATGAAGCAGTGGTAGACGTAAGGGTAATTAAGGAAATGATTGAAGAGCAAGGTTATGATGTTGTGTAG
- a CDS encoding NAD-dependent protein deacylase — protein MKEYKVLADWIASARNIAFFTGAGMSTASGIPDFRSAGGFWTDPIRPEVYMSRSFYNLHPKIFWEKYKEIFQVKLLEQYDPNPGHLFIADLEKQGKHVTVLTQNIDGLHQKAGSTNVVELHGTLKTATCPKCRTIYDLSYVMAELVPRCNQQTIHGTCQFILNPDVVLYEDPVQAFSKTEEILRAADVFIVMGTSLQVSPVNTLPEYYAHIKKECKMALINRERTVKDDVFPVVCHDEIVSAVTALKTYFH, from the coding sequence TTGAAAGAATATAAAGTACTGGCGGATTGGATTGCATCCGCTCGTAATATTGCATTCTTTACAGGAGCCGGCATGTCCACGGCCTCTGGTATCCCTGATTTTCGGTCAGCTGGTGGATTTTGGACAGATCCAATCCGTCCTGAAGTGTATATGTCACGCTCCTTTTACAATCTGCATCCCAAGATTTTTTGGGAGAAATATAAAGAGATTTTTCAAGTAAAGCTACTAGAACAGTACGACCCAAATCCAGGGCATCTGTTTATCGCTGATTTGGAGAAGCAAGGCAAACATGTAACGGTTCTTACGCAAAATATCGATGGACTTCATCAGAAGGCTGGCAGCACAAATGTAGTGGAGCTGCACGGCACGCTGAAAACTGCGACTTGTCCAAAATGCAGAACGATATATGATCTATCATATGTGATGGCTGAATTGGTCCCAAGATGCAACCAGCAAACAATACATGGAACATGTCAGTTTATTCTCAATCCGGATGTGGTTTTATATGAAGATCCTGTGCAAGCATTCAGTAAAACAGAAGAAATATTGCGAGCAGCTGATGTATTTATCGTTATGGGCACATCGCTGCAGGTGTCGCCGGTCAACACCTTGCCGGAGTATTATGCACATATCAAAAAGGAATGTAAGATGGCGCTAATCAACCGAGAAAGAACTGTAAAGGATGATGTGTTTCCGGTTGTGTGTCATGATGAGATTGTGTCGGCGGTAACGGCGCTAAAGACGTATTTCCATTGA
- a CDS encoding FixH family protein: MKKWLISAVVYLVVVIGGYAIYSSINDESETASHTESHEKKETHAHGTAVHTESEVNVTANYKEKSIEITLQDKTGKPVEELEVNHEKILHLIVVDEHLDKYYHLHPTDLGKGVFTVEQELPTGTYKAFVDIKPKNLSYEVAPIVFTVGEPKEAHAHGLQADTTLTKEIDGKQVTMKLSATKAKEPVTLQFDLDESTLEPYLGAMGHVVILDDKAQEYLHVHPADQNQPVFSTTFKQPGIYKIWAEFKQNGVVRVFPFVVEIQP; this comes from the coding sequence ATGAAAAAGTGGCTGATTAGTGCAGTTGTATACCTTGTTGTTGTGATTGGCGGGTATGCAATATACAGCAGTATTAATGATGAAAGTGAGACCGCAAGTCATACCGAATCTCATGAAAAAAAGGAAACGCATGCGCACGGTACAGCAGTACACACAGAAAGTGAAGTCAATGTAACGGCAAACTATAAGGAAAAGAGTATAGAAATTACCTTACAAGACAAAACAGGAAAGCCGGTTGAAGAACTTGAGGTTAACCATGAAAAAATTCTCCATTTGATAGTTGTAGATGAGCATTTAGACAAATATTATCATCTGCATCCCACCGATTTAGGGAAAGGCGTGTTCACGGTGGAGCAGGAACTGCCAACGGGCACATACAAAGCATTTGTGGACATCAAACCGAAAAACCTGTCTTACGAGGTAGCACCTATTGTATTCACGGTTGGTGAACCCAAAGAAGCACATGCACATGGCTTACAAGCGGATACAACATTGACAAAAGAGATCGATGGTAAGCAAGTAACGATGAAGCTGAGCGCAACTAAGGCAAAAGAACCTGTAACACTGCAATTCGATTTAGATGAAAGTACACTAGAGCCTTATTTGGGGGCAATGGGTCATGTCGTCATTTTAGATGATAAGGCGCAGGAATATCTCCATGTGCATCCAGCAGACCAGAATCAACCTGTGTTCAGCACTACCTTTAAACAACCTGGGATATATAAAATCTGGGCGGAATTTAAGCAAAACGGCGTAGTAAGAGTGTTTCCGTTTGTAGTAGAAATTCAACCATAA